A genomic stretch from Nymphalis io chromosome 25, ilAglIoxx1.1, whole genome shotgun sequence includes:
- the LOC126778115 gene encoding telomerase reverse transcriptase-like gives MNNPICFSQYFVNKQNIRSLNNILNPKCLKSENFTDFLKNIFEDEQIICELSTELKELLFETRDNIKSYSKYDFKNYIIIKDVEHSLRTIHKSDVVASCTNALVKVIPAKLFGSNHNNKIFNKCTKLIIYSMRNQYLYLENLILKWDFSRLPWNTVIASLSSKILYYILHWIFKIILSAIISLNFYVTTCKLDTDENKLHFFLKNQWQKFYDIKLSSMITAKIISRFEPYCIGKKAKKKYSLQDRLKLKMLKREIFKLHLVLKCNNDFRPIVRYKNEAITSSEKYKIKERLHFLHVLTGKSFQKIETYFSVLFTLWIKKDRPKLYFVKTDLSNAFGSISKEKLLKILCERHVELQKEEKSLYMKKKFAQQYREMVAELRKPLLIRAGSTIYEWKEGLVQGYKYSPALSELYYSYLDKIYFSDHLQKDDHELKLFIRVVDDYLYITDSLEDAYLFLNALSNYRNVNFMKTFVNFQHPIIKYSQEITFLGYSYNTVNMEVSRANSVFTGDLCYKINFSAAIANLDKFLENRIGQSGIHINSHIFNLYHKNEELIWHHIFVTLCLSANKFCTILAIYCDEKQMSRYLAIYKKRVTVKLCNSIMATLKRNQPSDFIFKYCINHFRYLSFKALLLCTQKTKKCNVLVPYVNVELAKTNCIHGKWRDHSSRICKNGKSQMQAIREICKRADLKIIMKSFNDLPRGVQCFDHKRFYQ, from the coding sequence ATGAATAATCCCATTTGTTTTTCTCAATACTTTgtgaacaaacaaaatataaggtcacttaataatatattaaatccaAAGTGTTTGAAAAGTGAAAATTTTACTGatttccttaaaaatatattcgaagaTGAACAAATAATATGTGAGCTATCTACTGAACTCAaggaattattatttgaaacaagggataatattaaaagttatagcaaatatgattttaaaaattacataataataaaagatgttGAACATAGCTTGCGAACAATTCATAAGTCTGATGTCGTGGCAAGTTGCACTAATGCACTGGTTAAGGTAATCCCGGCCAAATTATTTGGTAGCAAccacaacaataaaatatttaacaagtgtacaaaacttataatatatagcatgagaaatcaatatttatatcttgAAAATTTGATTCTGAAATGGGATTTTTCCAGGCTTCCTTGGAACACTGTTATTGCTTCACTATCTTCTAAAATACTTTACTATATTCTGCACTggatctttaaaattattttatctgcaATAATATCcctaaatttttatgttaccACATGTAAATTAGACActgatgaaaataaattacatttttttttaaagaatcaatggcaaaaattttatgatataaagttATCAAGTATGATAACTGCAAAAATTATAAGCAGATTTGAACCATATTGCATAggcaaaaaagcaaaaaaaaagtaCAGTTTGCAAGAcagattaaaattgaaaatgttgAAGAGAGAGATTTTTAAATTGCATTTGGTCCTTAAATGCAATAACGATTTTAGACCTATTGTTCGATATAAGAATGAAGCAATAACTTCATctgagaaatataaaattaaggaaAGATTACATTTTCTTCATGTGCTAACTGGTAAAAGTTTTCAGAAAATAGAGACatatttttcagttttatttacattgtggATTAAAAAAGATCggccaaaattatattttgttaaaacagATCTCAGTAATGCTTTTGGATCTATCAGtaaagaaaaacttttaaagATTCTTTGTGAGCGACATGTTGAATTacaaaaagaagaaaaatcATTGTATATGAAAAAGAAATTTGCCCAACAATATAGAGAAATGGTTGCTGAGCTTAGAAAGCCACTGTTAATCCGAGCAGGCTCTACGATTTATGAGTGGAAGGAAGGTTTGGTGCAAGGATACAAATATTCCCCAGCATTATCCGAGTTGTATTACtcatatttagataaaatttatttttcagatcATCTTCAAAAAGATGATCATGaacttaagttatttataagagTGGTAGatgattatttgtatattacagATTCTTTAGAAGATGCCTACTTATTTTTGAATGCATTGTCTAATTATAGGAATGTGAACTTTATGAAAACATTTGTTAACTTTCAACatccaataataaaatatagccagGAAATAACTTTTCTTGGATATAGTTATAATACTGTTAATATGGAAGTAAGTAGAGCAAACTCTGTGTTTACTGGTGACCTGTGTTACAAAATTAACTTTTCAGCAGCCATTGCTAATTTAGacaaatttttagaaaataGGATAGGACAGTCTGGAATTCATATCAACAgtcacatttttaatttgtatcacAAGAATGAAGAACTGATATGGCATCATATTTTTGTGACATTATGTTTATCAGCTAATAAGTTCTGCACAATATTAGCCATTTATTGTGATGAGAAGCAGATGTCACGTTATTTagcaatttacaaaaaaagagtAACTGTTAAACTTTGTAATAGTATTATGGCGACTTTGAAAAGAAACCAACcatcagattttatttttaaatattgcataaatcattttcgttatttatcatttaaagcTTTGCTTTTATGCacgcaaaaaacaaaaaaatgcaaTGTGTTAGTCCCATATGTGAATGTTGAATTGGCTAAGACTAATTGTATTCATGGCAAATGGAGGGATCATTCTAGTAGGATATGCAAAAACGGTAAAAGTCAAATGCAAGCTATTAGGGAAATATGTAAAAGAGCAGATCTTAAGATAATTATGAAGAGTTTCAATGACTTGCCAAGAGGTGTTCAATGTTTTGATCATAAGAGATTTTATCAATGA
- the LOC126778204 gene encoding cell growth-regulating nucleolar protein, producing MVVFTCGHCGESVQKPKVEKHYLTKCRNKNPNLSCMDCFKDFLGNDYEAHTKCITEEERYSGKGFTPKEKKGEKKQNAWVEMLQSVLDEQKNASGNVLRIIETISKHNNTPRKKPKFINFVKNVCGQKTNPKDIDQAWDLISVKLSELSNLNSQNKNKNEQDKTDVPKVNGSAGKEQNGNTENGVTNHEEDEEEAQTDEKDKKDTETKNGDSEDPNKKLSKKQRKEEKKRKKYEAELQSAEAPPPEVTQEEIQVPKKGKKNKNKIENSNGHKEENGLVEGKDKNKKRKRQDTATTIEVIEAVNNADIENVQVKVKATKKKLKMEGELATAEADESICLHDQNVAKSEHEVSENNGKFNWHAVIMSVLQKKGNELPFKRLQKKVLSEYSEYTGNEVDDRIADKFIKKLRSAPNVRVDKNRVLLLEEDE from the exons atggtTGTTTTTACCTGTGGCCACTGCGGTGAATCAGTTCAAAAACCTAAAGTTGAAAAACACTACTTAACAAAATGCAGAAATAAAAATCCAAATTTATCTTGCATGGATTGTTTTAAGGACTTTTT agGAAATGATTACGAAGCTCATACTAAATGTATTACTGAAGAAGAACGTTACTCTGGAAAAGGATTTACTCCAAAAGAAAAGAAGGGTGAAAAGAAACAAAATGCATGGGTGGAAATGTTACAGTCTGTCTTAGATGAACAAAAGAATGCATCAGGGAATGTTTTGAGGATTATAGAGACAATAAGCAAGCATAATAATACACCAAGGAAGAAACCTAAATTCataaactttgtaaaaaatgtttgcgGGCAAAAAACAAACCCCAAAGATATTGATCAGGCTTGGGACTTAATATCAGTAAAGTTATCTGAATTGTCGAATTTAAATTCacagaataaaaataagaatgaaCAAGATAAGACTGATGTACCTAAGGTAAATGGTTCTGCTGGTAAGGAGCAAAATGGTAACACTGAAAATGGTGTCACAAATCATGAAGAAGATGAGGAAGAAGCTCAGACTGATGAAAAAGACAAAAAAGATACAGAAACTAAAAATGGTGATTCAGAAGATCCAAATAAAAAGCTTTCCAAAAAGCAAaggaaagaagaaaaaaaacgaAAGAAGTATGAAGCGGAATTACAAAGTGCGGAAGCTCCACCACCTGAAGTGACCCAGGAGGAAATTCAAGTgccaaaaaaaggaaaaaaaaacaagaacaaaATTGAAAACTCTAATGGTCATAAAGAAGAAAATGGCCTTGTTGAaggaaaagataaaaataagaaaagaaagAGGCAAGACACAGCAACAACAATAGAAGTTATTGAAGCTGTCAATAATGCTGATATAGAAAATGTACAAGTTAAAGTAAAAGCTACTAAAAAGAAGTTAAAAATGGAGGGTGAGCTTGCTACTGCTGAAGCAGATGAGAGTATTTGTCTCCATGATCAGAATGTTGCTAAAAGTGAGCATGAGGTGTCAGAAAATAATGGAAAATTCAATTGGCATGCTGTTATTATGTCTGTTTTACAGAAGAAAGGGAATGAACTTCCTTTTAAGCGTCTTCAAAAGAAAGTTTTGTCTGAATATTCAGAATATACAGGGAATGAAGTAGATGATAGAATTGCcgataagtttattaaaaaattgagaAGTGCACCCAATGTTAGGGTTGATAAAAATAGAGTTTTGCTATTAGAAGAAGATGAGTAA
- the LOC126778099 gene encoding melanotransferrin — protein sequence MKMSSDYGCLFITLLITTAAANFWSESIPNDISYQPKVEGEDFITWCTTSIAEQKKCLKLANISVQDKGLFGQDYIEIQCKRAFDTEECMTWVDRGEASLLALDAGEVYVAGRFHSLVPIIQELYGRGEPYQYAVAVIKKGGLPAVQPGMGLHGLRGAKACFPGVGSLAGWVMPIHTLMKEGGLKITDCNNHVKSAVEYFGESCAPNSLKDMYNPIGDNSDKLCKLCVGGAGVRCTLADPHAGYEGALRCLISNGTGDIAFVRDTTIQHALLSHKILGGVTEDNFELICRDGSRMPVQEWEQCNWGRVPADAIVTSSAATVKQKKKYQNMLLKILELYGEPNPFNKISNRTLDYQARDPYGNLLTTTERSKYQYDTYRKDNGDRQFDALNENVSPFKQRLDPSGHPIESLFQLFQSEGTTDLLLQDATINFRILKEDQQSAQHILNNKLVGDQAEKAVVGIRDCPVKRATLCVTSDPEMDKCIKMRVALKAAFLSPTLVCSRTHSIRHCERAIAEGTCDFAMFDAADMLHAAYRHRLVPFMQEIYSSGDNWYYAVAVAKEQDPDTDLTYLRGKNTCHTGIGMAAGWVYPLAYLISNGWIRSYGCDGAHAAAQYFSKSCAPGALSSEYVDSGTVPQDNLCHLCHGAAFRRCRRDASEDYYGHVGALRCMVEGGGDVAFVRHTAPAEVSGGRRREWWARDLLPDDLQLLCPDGTRAKMHEYKHCNLGKVPGSVLMGRANHTELDTYSNLMVYAQQLYGSTASDEFSFSMFYSLPPFADLIFSDAAVRLKPLPHTERSAEIIAGKALSRAARIVSCDAPQASYYIASDPDFLSKAYTTAVVGHVIAIALFVVAFLR from the exons atgaaaatgagtTCTGATTAcggttgtttatttataactttacttATTA ccACTGCTGCCGCAAATTTCTGGTCGGAGTCAATTCCCAACGATATTTCATATCAACCAAAAGTGGAAGGAGAAGATTTTATAACATGGTGTACAACATCAATAGCTGAGCAAAAAAAGTGTTTGAAACTAGCAAATATTTCAGTGCAAGACAAAGGTCTATTCGGTCAGgattatattgaaatacaatGCAAACGA GCATTTGACACGGAAGAGTGTATGACATGGGTAGACAGAGGTGAAGCATCCCTACTGGCATTAGATGCAGGTGAAGTGTATGTTGCTGGCCGATTTCATTCCCTTGTACCCATCATTCAAGAG ttatatggCAGGGGAGAACCTTACCAATATGCTGTGGCCGTCATTAAAAAAGGAGGCCTACCAGCTGTTCAACCTGGCATGGGGCTACATGGATTGCGAGGTGCCAAAGCTTGCTTTCCGGGTGTTGGATCACTAGCTGGATGGGTCATGCCAATACATACT TTGATGAAAGAAGGTGGCTTGAAGATAACTGACTGTAACAATCATGTGAAATCAGCTGTTGAGTACTTTGGGGAATCATGTGCTCCTAATTCTTTAAAAGACATGTACAATCCTATTGGAGATAATTCTGATAA gctATGTAAGCTCTGTGTTGGTGGAGCAGGTGTACGATGTACACTAGCAGATCCACATGCTGGTTATGAAGGCGCATTGAGATGCTTAATCTCCAATGGCACTGGAGACATTGCTTTTGTACGAGACACTACTATACAACATGCATTGCTGTCTCATAAAATATTAG GTGGTGTAACTGAGGACAATTTTGAGTTGATATGCAGAGATGGTTCTCGTATGCCAGTACAAGAGTGGGAACAGTGTAACTGGGGTAGAGTTCCTGCTGATGCCATTGTCACTAGCAGTGCAGCAACTGTAAAGCAGAAGAAAAA ATACCAAAATATGTTATTGAAGATATTGGAATTATATGGTGAACCAAATCCATTTAACAAGATATCCAACCGCACTCTTGATTACCAGGCCCGTGACCCTTACGGTAATTTGTTAACAACCACTGAACGTTCTAAATACCAATATGATACATACAGAAAAGACAATGGAGATAGACAGTTTGATGCTTTAAATGAAAA cgtATCGCCTTTTAAACAAAGGTTAGATCCATCTGGACATCCCATTGAGTCACTGTTTCAGCTGTTTCAATCTGAGGGTACCACGGACTTGTTGTTACAG GACGCAACAATTAACTTCCGGATCCTCAAAGAAGATCAGCAATCAGCACAGcacatattaaataacaaattagttgGAGATCAAGCTGAAAAAGCAGTAGTTGGTATTCGGGATTGCCCGGTGAAGAGAGCTACACTGTGTGTCACTAGTGACCCAGAGATGGACAAATGTATCAAAATGAGg GTCGCGTTAAAAGCTGCTTTCCTGTCGCCGACCCTGGTGTGCTCGCGCACACACAGCATACGGCACTGCGAGCGCGCCATCGCGGAGGGCACGTGCGACTTCGCCATGTTCGACGCGGCTGACATGCTGCACGCCGCCTACAGGCACAGGCTCGTGCCCTTCATGCAAGAG ATCTATTCGAGCGGAGACAACTGGTACTACGCGGTCGCTGTGGCAAAGGAACAAGATCCGGACACTGACCTTACGTATTTGCGCGGCAAGAACACATGCCACACCGGTATCGGAATGGCCGCTGGATGGGTCTATCCTTTGGCCTACCTTATATCCAACGGGTGGATTCG ttcgTATGGTTGTGACGGCGCACATGCGGCTGCCCAGTACTTTAGCAAATCCTGTGCTCCTGGTGCTTTGAGCAGCGAGTATGTAGATTCTGGGACCGTACCTCAAGACAACTTATGCCATCTATGTCACGGAGCTGCTTTCCG GCGGTGCCGTCGCGACGCCAGCGAGGACTACTACGGCCACGTGGGCGCGCTGCGCTGCATGGTGGAGGGGGGCGGCGACGTGGCCTTCGTGCGCCACACCGCGCCCGCTGAGGTGTCGGGCGGGCGGCGCCGGGAGTGGTGGGCCAGGGACCTGCTGCCCGACGACCTGCAGCTGCTGTGTCCCGACG GTACTCGCGCGAAAATGCACGAATATAAACATTGCAACCTCGGCAAGGTACCTGGCTCAGTGTTGATGGGTAGAGCCAATCACACCGAGCTAGACACTTACTCTAACCTCATGGTGTATGCACAGCAGCTGTATGGATCGACTGCATCTGATGAGTTcag CTTTAGCATGTTTTATTCGCTACCTCCATTTGCGGATCTCATATTCAGCGACGCTGCTGTACGTCTAAAGCCTCTTCCACATACCGAGCGTTCAGCAGAAATCATCGCAGGCAAGGCTCTATCAAGAGCCGCTCGCATCGTTTCGTGTGATGCGCCACAGGCATCTTATTACATAGCTTCAGATCCAGACTTTCTATCAAAGGCGTATACCACTGCAGTTGTTGGGCATGTGATTGCAATTGCGTTATTTGTTGTCGCATTTTTGCGATAG